From Seriola aureovittata isolate HTS-2021-v1 ecotype China chromosome 20, ASM2101889v1, whole genome shotgun sequence, a single genomic window includes:
- the tecrl2a gene encoding very-long-chain enoyl-CoA reductase, with amino-acid sequence MSRTTFFEVEVLDAKTREQLCFLDKVEPCSTIGDIKSLFHKSYPHWYPARQALKLDPKGKLLRDDEILQNLPVGTTATMYFRDLGPQLGWTMVFLAEYIGPLLTYLLFYFRVPYIYSHRHAFTSSPHPVVTLACACHTFHYMKRLIETIFVHRFSHGTMPLRIIVRNCAYYWGFSAWLAYYINHPLYTPPSYGDLQVSYALIIFVVCELGNFSIHLTLNNLRGDGPRGRRYPVPTKNPFTWLFFFVSCPNYTYEVGAWLSFSVMTQCLPVAFYTLLGFIQMTIWARGKHKAYSREFKDYPSLRMAIVPLIL; translated from the exons ATGAGCCGGACCACCTTCTTTGAG GTGGAGGTCCTGGATGCCAAGACAAGAGAGCAGCTTTGTTTTTTAGATAAG GTGGAGCCCTGCTCAACAATAGGAGACATCAAGAGCCTTTTTCACAAATCAT ATCCTCACTGGTATCCAGCAAGACAGGCCCTGAAGCTTGATCCCA aGGGAAAATTACTCAGAGATGATGAAATCTTACAGAATTTACCAGTTGGGACCACTGCCACCATGTACTTCAGAGATCTTGGTCCACAGTTAGGTTGGACTATG GTGTTTCTGGCCGAGTATATCGGGCCCCTTCTCACCTACCTCCTCTTCTATTTTCGAGTACCGTACATTTACTCACACAGACATGCCTTTACCTCCAGTCCCCATCCTGTTGTCAC actAGCCTGTGCCTGTCACACCTTCCACTATATGAAGAGGTTGATAGAGACTATCTTTGTCCATCGTTTCTCTCATGGGACAATGCCTCTCAGGATAATAGTCAGG AATTGTGCCTATTACTGGGGTTTCTCTGCTTGGTTGGCCTATTATATTAACCACCCTCTTTATACACCTCCAT CTTACGGAGACCTACAAGTCAGTTATGCACTAATCATATTTGTG GTGTGTGAACTGGGAAACTTCTCCATTCACTTGACTCTGAATAATCTCAGAGGAGATG GACCCAGGGGGAGAAGGTACCCTGTTCCAACTAAGAACCCCTTCAcatggctgtttttctttgtatccTGTCCAAATTATACGTATGAG GTTGGAGCTTGGCTGAGCTTTTCCGTCATGACGCAGTGTCTTCCAG tggCATTTTACACATTATTGGGGTTCATTCAGATGACGATCTGGGCCAGAGGGAAGCACAAAGCCTACAGCAGGGAGTTCAAGGACTATCCCAGCCTCCGGATGGCCATTGTCCCGCTTATTCTGTGA